The genomic stretch CGAGCTCTAGTTGTGGCGGAACGAGCGGGCGGATGTGCGCCGGCTCGACCGCCCAGTGCGCGAACAGCAGGTCATGCCACTTCTGCTCCATCACCCACGGGCCGTCAGGGAGCGGGAAGGGGCGGTGGTCGGTCAGCGCCAGCAGTGGGTCCACCATGCCAGTGTAGTGACGCCAGCCCGCAACCGGGTAGCGCCCTTCCCGCCCCTCTCGACGGAGACGGAAAAACCCCGGGCTTCGTGCTATATTCCCTCTCCCGAACCCCCGCCCGAGGTGCCGCGTGACCGTCGACGAGGAACTGAGTCTTCTCGACGAATCCGTCCGCCGTCTGAAGATCGAGTACGACGTCTACTTCGGCGGCGGCTCCAAGAAGCCGCCCGACGACACCGACTGGCGCGTCAAGACCCTCATCAAGAAGTACTCCGACGGCTCCAAGATGAGCTTCGCGCAGCGCTTCCGCTACAACTCCATCGTGCAGCGCTACGCCCTGTTCAGCGACCTCTGGCGCCAGAAGCTCAAGATCAAGGAAGAGGGCTACCGCCGCCCGCAGGATGCCGCTCTCGGCATCAGCGGCATGCGCCAGGAGGAAGCCCACCAGGCCGAGGCTGCGCTCAAGGGCGAGGCCGACGGCGTCGAGCGCCCTTTCATCGCTCACTTCTCCGACCCGGACGCCGAGCACGACCGCGTCCAGCAGCTCTACGAAGCCATGATCGCCGCCAAGCAGAAGGTCGGCGAAGCCCCGCCCGCCGGCGACATCAACTCCTTCAAGCAGTTCGTCAAGAAGAAGACCGAGCAGCTCCGCAAAGACTACGGCTGCCACGCCGTCGAGTACTCCGTCGAGATGGAGAACGGCCAGGTCAAGCTCAAGGCCAAGGCCAAGGTCTAGCGCTGGGTGGCGCGGCCGCCCTCGGCCGCGGCCTTTGACTTTCTCTGGTTAAGCGCGCGTCGCGTGACGGTCCGCCGTCCATGCAACTTCCTCTATAATTCCCCGCTCCGCCCAACTTCTTCACGAGGGACCACGTGGCCAAGATCGAGCGCGCCATCCTGAGCGTCACCGATAAGTCCGGGCTGGTCGAGTTCGCCAAGCAACTGAGCGCGCTCGGTGTCGAACTGGTCTCCACCGGCGGCACCGCCAAGGCGCTGCGCGACGCCGGCCTCACCGTCCGCGACATCTCCGACCTCACCGGCTTCCCCGAGATGCTCGACGGCCGCGTCAAGACGCTGCACCCCAAAGTCCACGGCGGCATCCTGCACATGCGCTCGAAAGCCGAGCACGTCGCCGCCGTGAAGCAGCACGGCATCCAGCCCGTCGACATGGTCGTCGTCAACCTCTACGCCTTCGAAAAGACCGCGCAAAGGCCCGCCGTCGAGTTCGACGAGATCATCGAGAACATCGATATCGGCGGCCCCAGCATGGTCCGCTCCGCCGCCAAGAACTTCCGCGACGTCGCCATCGTCACTTCGCCCGCCGATTATCAGGCCATCGCCGGCGAGATGAAGGCCTCCGGCGGCGCGCTCTCCCTCGCTACCAAGTGGCGCCTCGCCCAGCAGGCTTTCGCGCTCACTTCCGCCTACGACTCCGCCATCGCTTCCACGCTCGCTACGATCGCCGTCGAAGGAGAGAAGTTCGAAAAGAGCGGGGACTCAGGCTTCCCCGCCGCGCTTC from Terriglobales bacterium encodes the following:
- a CDS encoding MXAN_5187 C-terminal domain-containing protein — protein: MTVDEELSLLDESVRRLKIEYDVYFGGGSKKPPDDTDWRVKTLIKKYSDGSKMSFAQRFRYNSIVQRYALFSDLWRQKLKIKEEGYRRPQDAALGISGMRQEEAHQAEAALKGEADGVERPFIAHFSDPDAEHDRVQQLYEAMIAAKQKVGEAPPAGDINSFKQFVKKKTEQLRKDYGCHAVEYSVEMENGQVKLKAKAKV